One window from the genome of Haloarcula sp. CBA1127 encodes:
- a CDS encoding carbohydrate ABC transporter permease, translating into MLSSLMAAVGSEKTTVPDEMRLTADGKELIYQLLWRSVLILILIFAIFPVWMMFTTSFKTRDEVLQLGLDIIPADPYIQNYFLMFQRFPLVDYYINSLVISSVTTVLSLLIGGLAAYSLSRYEFPGKEKFEMGALATQMIPGVLILIPMFLLFIIMDQSANIPMKDTYHGMIFLYTTFTVPFTIWMLRGYFDTIPTALEEAARIDGCTRTQALFRVVMPLAAPGLAATGMFVFLLAFNEVLFASVLATDNVTPFSIGIQNFQQQDQTMWGQMMAASTLAAVPLLAIFVVFQRQIVSGLTSGSVKQ; encoded by the coding sequence ATGCTCAGTTCGCTCATGGCTGCTGTCGGGTCAGAAAAGACGACGGTGCCCGACGAAATGCGGCTAACTGCGGATGGGAAAGAGCTCATATACCAGCTGCTTTGGCGGTCCGTGCTCATCCTCATTCTCATATTCGCGATATTCCCCGTCTGGATGATGTTCACAACATCGTTCAAAACCCGGGATGAAGTGTTGCAGCTCGGGCTCGATATAATCCCTGCGGACCCATATATCCAGAACTACTTCCTGATGTTCCAGCGGTTCCCACTTGTCGACTACTACATTAACAGCCTGGTCATTTCGAGTGTGACCACCGTCCTCTCGCTGCTTATTGGTGGACTAGCTGCCTACTCGTTGTCGCGATACGAGTTCCCCGGCAAGGAGAAGTTCGAGATGGGGGCACTTGCAACGCAGATGATCCCCGGCGTACTCATCCTCATCCCGATGTTTCTGTTGTTCATCATCATGGACCAGTCCGCAAACATTCCGATGAAAGACACGTACCACGGGATGATATTCCTCTATACGACGTTTACCGTTCCATTCACCATCTGGATGCTTCGTGGGTACTTCGACACGATTCCGACCGCGCTGGAGGAAGCCGCGCGAATCGATGGCTGTACGCGGACACAGGCCCTGTTCCGCGTCGTGATGCCGCTTGCAGCACCGGGCCTGGCCGCGACTGGGATGTTCGTGTTCTTGCTCGCATTCAACGAGGTGCTGTTCGCGTCAGTTCTGGCGACTGATAACGTGACGCCGTTCTCCATCGGAATTCAGAACTTCCAGCAGCAGGACCAGACGATGTGGGGCCAGATGATGGCTGCTTCGACACTCGCCGCCGTCCCACTGCTCGCAATCTTCGTCGTGTTCCAGCGGCAGATCGTTTCCGGACTAACTTCCGGGAGTGTCAAGCAGTAA
- a CDS encoding carbohydrate ABC transporter permease, with protein sequence MMLLVHGIPVILGFVMSFYEFPSLRYTDWFRPETFVGLDHFAKVFQKDTIYGAQFWNSLKVTILYTVGSVIGTYGLGLVTALTLDKQFRGKLVARTVILIPYVTPVVVTLLTWRMMFRSDTGVINAVLRQAGLIEGSLFWLLGPNSLYAIIIANVWRNFPYAAIMLYAGLQSIPEQLYEAAEIDGAGRWGKLRYVTLPQLKPVSAVILLLLILWTFINFPVPYILLGGSPSESGNVLMLLIYSFGFKQSAYGIGSALSAMLFLFSMTIAYVYYKRVVASSYDGGAM encoded by the coding sequence ATGATGCTTCTCGTCCACGGGATTCCGGTCATTCTCGGTTTCGTGATGAGCTTCTACGAGTTCCCGTCGCTCAGATATACTGACTGGTTCCGCCCGGAGACGTTCGTCGGGCTTGACCACTTCGCGAAGGTCTTCCAGAAGGATACGATCTATGGCGCACAGTTCTGGAACTCGCTCAAAGTCACCATTCTGTATACGGTCGGGTCGGTGATAGGGACGTACGGTCTCGGGCTCGTCACCGCGCTCACCCTCGATAAGCAGTTCCGGGGCAAGCTCGTCGCGCGAACCGTGATTCTGATTCCGTATGTGACACCGGTTGTCGTCACGCTGCTCACCTGGCGGATGATGTTCCGGAGCGATACTGGAGTCATCAACGCGGTACTCCGTCAGGCCGGACTCATCGAGGGGTCCCTGTTCTGGCTTCTGGGCCCAAACTCGCTGTATGCGATAATCATCGCGAACGTCTGGCGGAACTTCCCGTACGCAGCAATCATGTTGTACGCTGGATTGCAGTCGATTCCTGAGCAGTTGTACGAGGCTGCCGAGATCGATGGAGCCGGCAGATGGGGGAAACTGCGGTACGTGACACTGCCACAGTTGAAGCCCGTCTCTGCCGTCATTCTACTGCTATTGATCCTCTGGACCTTCATCAATTTCCCCGTCCCGTATATTTTGCTGGGTGGGTCACCCAGCGAATCGGGGAACGTCCTGATGTTGCTCATTTACTCCTTTGGCTTCAAACAGAGTGCGTACGGGATCGGGTCCGCACTCAGCGCAATGTTGTTCCTGTTCTCGATGACCATCGCATACGTCTATTACAAACGCGTTGTGGCCTCTAGCTACGACGGAGGTGCTATGTAA
- a CDS encoding SIS domain-containing protein gives MTTHAVYDEIRSGIDRLNDFKMSTRDLSEPRKRIADADRVHFIGCGSSYWTGVIGQYVSFQRGIDATAYAASEYLFAGPPITEETVVVAYSQSGETSETVTAARRAKEKGAFVIGITNTDDSSLGTVADEVLVTPAGTEKAVLATKTVDAALVLTLSLLESKYSERTSSELQRMCRNVVEQDFQTAVAVLAEAKTLYTLGQGIEYGLAGEAATKFGEGALLHTTALPTPEISHGPIANAAGEPALVIATQESEASLTSEVVSKLRDAGVTTIVLRRPTNDYGGDIAIELPAQSPDHPIVPLKILQSLTYKTAVKKGYNPDDPPELSKHVEWSALG, from the coding sequence ATGACTACACACGCAGTCTACGACGAGATCCGTTCCGGTATCGACCGACTGAATGACTTCAAAATGAGCACGCGCGACCTTTCCGAGCCACGTAAGCGTATTGCGGACGCTGACAGAGTCCACTTCATCGGCTGTGGGTCTTCCTACTGGACGGGTGTGATCGGCCAGTATGTGTCTTTCCAGCGCGGTATCGACGCAACGGCGTACGCCGCGTCAGAATACCTGTTCGCCGGTCCGCCGATTACTGAGGAAACGGTTGTCGTCGCCTACTCCCAGTCCGGCGAGACGTCTGAAACCGTTACAGCCGCTCGACGAGCAAAGGAGAAGGGTGCATTCGTTATTGGCATCACAAACACCGATGATTCGTCGCTCGGGACAGTAGCGGACGAGGTCCTCGTCACGCCAGCGGGGACCGAGAAAGCAGTTCTCGCTACCAAAACAGTCGATGCCGCGTTGGTTCTGACGCTCTCGTTGCTCGAAAGCAAATACAGTGAGCGCACGTCGAGCGAGCTGCAACGTATGTGCCGGAACGTCGTCGAACAGGACTTTCAGACAGCCGTCGCTGTCCTCGCGGAGGCCAAGACACTCTACACTCTCGGACAGGGGATCGAATATGGGCTTGCAGGCGAGGCGGCGACGAAGTTCGGAGAGGGTGCACTGTTGCATACGACGGCACTCCCGACACCGGAAATCAGCCACGGACCCATCGCAAACGCTGCCGGTGAGCCGGCACTCGTCATTGCTACCCAAGAATCGGAGGCATCGTTGACCAGCGAGGTCGTTTCAAAGCTACGCGACGCCGGAGTGACCACAATTGTCCTGCGGCGGCCGACGAACGACTACGGTGGAGACATCGCAATCGAACTCCCCGCTCAATCACCAGACCACCCGATTGTCCCGTTGAAAATCTTGCAATCGCTCACGTATAAGACGGCCGTAAAAAAGGGGTACAATCCAGACGATCCGCCAGAACTCTCGAAACATGTCGAGTGGAGTGCACTGGGGTAG
- a CDS encoding ABC transporter substrate-binding protein, with amino-acid sequence MSDSSLRSGKRRRFIKSAGAATVTLLAGCGGSDSSESTPGDSGDGDSGASTGNQSNSITTLTVRHFVNDHIETFYEKHNPILKKEHGVKVDFETMGWGVARKKQNNSISTRTGPDVEEIASTWMPQQVNSDGWMDLEEAGVSMPTDNIYDSPLQIGKFDGVRAGFPWFWGPRGHIYYKSLFEEAGIDGPPSTWDELANDASKYNKQAEKWEQEGYNTRYLFGIPGANNWAVVQYYMMLIWQNGGSVIDGSKPTFDSDAAVEALNFYKDLSTTHKASPQASVEWNGVARNNAFSSKRIASTWQGLRVANDIDAELGVGKPPAGPRGESSTFFGVNLMGIHPWTKKKGAAATFIEYLMQPEVNAELAKGSGFLPTIKSSFEQDAFQGELYQSFSEDVLNNTNAKTAPQVVGWGDVSGAIKGAVTKVLTKAATNSWSEGDTEAALQQAAMQAENALQG; translated from the coding sequence ATGTCAGACAGTAGTTTGCGGAGTGGCAAGCGACGTCGCTTCATCAAAAGCGCCGGCGCGGCAACGGTCACGCTACTCGCAGGCTGTGGCGGCAGTGACAGTTCAGAGAGTACTCCCGGAGATAGTGGGGATGGCGATTCCGGCGCGAGCACCGGGAACCAATCGAACAGTATAACGACTCTTACAGTCCGTCATTTCGTCAATGACCACATAGAGACGTTCTACGAGAAGCACAATCCCATACTGAAGAAAGAACACGGTGTCAAGGTGGATTTCGAGACGATGGGCTGGGGCGTCGCTCGGAAGAAGCAAAACAACAGTATCTCCACCCGGACCGGTCCGGACGTCGAAGAGATAGCGTCAACGTGGATGCCACAACAGGTCAATTCCGACGGCTGGATGGACCTCGAAGAAGCCGGCGTCTCAATGCCGACAGACAATATCTACGATTCGCCGCTTCAGATAGGCAAATTCGATGGCGTCCGGGCTGGGTTCCCCTGGTTCTGGGGCCCCCGCGGGCACATTTATTATAAATCGCTGTTCGAGGAAGCCGGTATTGATGGCCCCCCGTCGACCTGGGACGAACTCGCGAATGATGCGTCGAAGTACAACAAGCAGGCTGAAAAGTGGGAACAGGAAGGCTACAACACGAGATACCTGTTCGGCATTCCTGGGGCGAACAACTGGGCCGTCGTCCAGTACTATATGATGCTTATCTGGCAAAACGGCGGGAGCGTGATTGACGGGTCCAAGCCGACATTCGACAGTGACGCGGCGGTGGAGGCGTTGAATTTCTACAAGGATCTGTCCACGACGCACAAGGCGTCCCCACAGGCCTCAGTCGAGTGGAACGGCGTTGCACGGAACAACGCGTTCAGCAGCAAACGGATAGCTTCGACGTGGCAGGGGCTCAGGGTTGCAAACGATATTGACGCCGAACTCGGCGTCGGCAAGCCGCCGGCCGGTCCCCGGGGAGAGTCGTCGACCTTCTTCGGAGTGAACCTCATGGGCATCCATCCCTGGACGAAGAAGAAGGGCGCAGCCGCGACGTTCATCGAATACCTGATGCAGCCAGAAGTCAACGCAGAACTCGCGAAGGGCTCTGGCTTCTTGCCGACGATCAAGAGTAGCTTCGAGCAAGACGCCTTCCAGGGTGAGCTGTATCAGTCCTTCAGTGAAGACGTTCTGAACAACACAAACGCCAAGACAGCGCCGCAGGTCGTGGGCTGGGGTGATGTCTCTGGAGCGATCAAAGGGGCCGTCACGAAAGTGCTCACGAAGGCAGCCACCAACTCTTGGTCCGAAGGCGATACCGAGGCGGCACTCCAGCAGGCTGCGATGCAGGCAGAGAACGCGCTCCAGGGCTAA
- the nagZ gene encoding beta-N-acetylhexosaminidase has product MSTQTVASMPLEQKVGQLFMAGFDGSEPTDGIRELIREYNLGNIIYFTRNIASPSQVTALSAELQSEATAVGAGLPLFVATDQEGGVVSRLSWGTQLPSQMLIGACDDDAMARRAGATVGRELRSLGINLNLAPVLDVNNNPENPVIGVRSFGEDPERVGALGAAMAQGLQSVDVAACGKHFPGHGDTAVDSHLDLPVVDHERSRLERVEFAPFEAAIQSGIDAIMTTHVAFPAITGDAELPATISSAVQTALLRDQFGFDGLLVTDCLEMDAIAEGVGTAEGAVRAIEAGCDIVTVSHTLEQQRAAIEAVLTAVRTGRLTEERIDRSLHRIQHYKEQRLGTSETAETPEWDRCATASKQLATEIANCGITLVKDDSETLPFDTSRHLHVVSFTGTRGSPAEDERYDPEAVAAALREVGFEITTHTMAGGETVDITPANEQIVAVSYDALSNEAQAETLQTLVANHDQLAVLAVRNPYDLAVCPDAATFLTTYDYSPGAIQAAAETLAGTIDPTGTLPVTIPE; this is encoded by the coding sequence ATGTCGACGCAGACAGTAGCGAGTATGCCATTGGAACAGAAGGTCGGCCAGTTATTCATGGCTGGCTTTGATGGCTCCGAACCGACTGATGGGATACGAGAACTGATTCGTGAGTACAACCTCGGCAACATCATTTACTTCACCAGAAATATCGCATCTCCATCACAGGTGACAGCGCTCTCAGCGGAGTTGCAGTCAGAAGCCACAGCGGTCGGCGCTGGCCTCCCACTGTTCGTCGCCACCGATCAAGAGGGAGGCGTCGTCTCACGCCTCAGCTGGGGCACGCAACTGCCGAGTCAGATGCTCATTGGGGCCTGTGATGACGACGCGATGGCCCGGAGAGCAGGTGCGACCGTCGGACGGGAGCTACGGAGTCTCGGGATCAATCTGAATCTCGCGCCGGTCCTCGATGTCAATAACAACCCAGAGAACCCCGTGATAGGTGTCCGGTCCTTCGGAGAAGACCCAGAGCGTGTGGGCGCACTGGGCGCAGCCATGGCGCAGGGCCTCCAGTCCGTGGATGTCGCGGCCTGTGGGAAGCATTTCCCCGGTCATGGCGATACGGCAGTCGATTCACATCTCGACCTGCCGGTGGTCGACCACGAGCGTTCCCGACTGGAGCGCGTGGAGTTCGCACCGTTTGAAGCGGCGATACAGAGCGGTATCGACGCGATCATGACCACACACGTTGCCTTTCCGGCGATAACAGGCGACGCGGAACTACCAGCGACGATATCTTCAGCAGTCCAGACAGCACTTCTTCGGGATCAATTCGGGTTTGATGGGTTACTCGTCACGGACTGTCTCGAGATGGATGCGATTGCTGAAGGCGTCGGCACCGCCGAAGGGGCTGTCCGTGCAATAGAGGCCGGCTGTGATATCGTCACTGTTTCACACACGCTTGAGCAACAGCGCGCAGCGATTGAGGCCGTGCTTACTGCCGTCCGGACGGGACGGCTTACCGAGGAGCGAATCGACCGGTCGCTGCATCGCATCCAGCATTATAAAGAGCAACGGCTGGGTACATCCGAGACTGCCGAAACGCCGGAGTGGGATCGCTGTGCGACTGCGTCGAAACAGCTTGCAACTGAGATCGCAAACTGCGGGATAACACTCGTCAAGGATGACAGCGAGACACTCCCGTTCGATACGTCACGTCACTTGCACGTGGTCAGCTTTACCGGGACACGAGGGTCGCCCGCCGAGGACGAGCGATACGACCCAGAGGCGGTCGCTGCTGCGCTCAGAGAGGTCGGGTTTGAAATTACGACGCATACCATGGCTGGCGGTGAGACCGTCGATATAACGCCAGCAAACGAGCAGATTGTGGCCGTCAGTTACGATGCCCTGTCGAACGAGGCACAGGCAGAGACACTCCAGACGCTCGTTGCGAACCACGACCAGTTGGCTGTCCTTGCTGTACGGAACCCATACGACCTCGCTGTCTGTCCAGACGCGGCGACGTTTTTGACGACGTACGACTACTCGCCGGGTGCGATTCAGGCAGCGGCGGAAACACTGGCAGGGACAATCGACCCAACAGGGACGCTCCCGGTCACGATTCCAGAATGA
- a CDS encoding PIG-L deacetylase family protein, translating into MAKHAERGDEVSIVHMTRGEYGGLQTDSQEAVGRVREQEARDSGAVLGASEVAFLEFKDGRITYSLENRVEMVDVIREYDPDIILTHYKDDLHPDHRATSRLVTDAYYMASLPLVETDFEPCDPDNIYYFGKPTSEFTPSMFIDIDGYLEQKVTAIEKHESQVEFLVEHGGIDAEFDNLIDGLRAENLVFGKQAGARSAEGFVPLHESAQEFLG; encoded by the coding sequence ATAGCAAAGCACGCTGAACGTGGTGATGAAGTTAGTATCGTACATATGACCCGGGGCGAATACGGCGGGCTACAAACGGACTCACAGGAAGCGGTCGGGCGAGTGCGCGAACAGGAGGCCCGCGACTCGGGAGCCGTGTTAGGCGCGTCAGAAGTCGCTTTTCTCGAGTTCAAAGACGGGCGGATCACTTACTCCCTAGAAAACCGTGTCGAGATGGTGGATGTAATCCGGGAGTACGACCCGGACATCATCCTCACGCACTACAAAGACGATTTGCATCCAGACCACCGGGCGACCTCACGGTTAGTTACAGACGCGTACTACATGGCGTCGCTCCCCCTCGTTGAGACGGATTTCGAACCCTGTGACCCGGACAACATCTACTACTTCGGCAAGCCGACATCGGAGTTTACCCCATCCATGTTCATCGATATCGATGGGTATCTGGAACAAAAGGTCACAGCCATTGAGAAACACGAGTCACAGGTGGAGTTCCTCGTCGAGCACGGCGGCATCGATGCCGAGTTCGACAACCTCATCGACGGACTTCGCGCCGAGAATCTCGTATTCGGCAAACAGGCTGGTGCCCGCAGCGCAGAGGGGTTCGTCCCGCTCCACGAGTCTGCACAGGAATTCCTCGGATAG